Proteins co-encoded in one Papaver somniferum cultivar HN1 chromosome 5, ASM357369v1, whole genome shotgun sequence genomic window:
- the LOC113283360 gene encoding uncharacterized protein LOC113283360 has protein sequence MNEYTSGGPNPWYMYTTRDPSNPLSQTQPGVINPDLGQLPKSTVGGGINSSPPSPVNAISFGFVATAILIVMFLAMAFFEHLLRQRIPSLSSSSPQGSAEEAAHSLESGQEQPRDGIHMFGKMRSPQNVWNSYPNTDVSVLMPGNNCATFIAQPAPLPCRREGIHWSSSYDHSFAT, from the exons ATGAATGAGTATACATCAGGAGGACCTAATCCATGGTATATGTACACAACTAGAGATCCATCAAATCCATTATCTCAAACTCAACCAGGAGTAATAAATCCAGATTTGGGGCAACTTCCAAAGAGTACTGTAGGGGGAGGAATAAACtcatcaccaccatcaccagtAAATGCAATATCTTTTGGTTTTGTGGCAACAGCAATATTAATAGTGATGTTTCTTGCAATGGCATTCTTTGAGCACTTACTGAGGCAAAGAATTCCATCTCTCTCTTCATCGTCACCTCAGGGTTCAGCTGAAGAAGCTGCACACTCGTTAGAATCGGGACAAGAACAACCTCGGGATGGAATTCATATGTTTGGGAAAATGAGAAGTCCACAAAAT GTGTGGAACTCGTACCCAAACACCGATGTATCCGTGTTGATGCCAGGGAATAATTGTGCAACTTTTATTGCCCAACCTGCTCCTCTACCATGCAGAAGGGAAGGGATTCATTGGTCTTCTTCGTATGATCACAGTTTTGCAACTTAG
- the LOC113283359 gene encoding MACPF domain-containing protein At4g24290-like: MALKVSPLKAAEIAIQSIGLGYDIAIDLRLKYCKRDSSSSNSDDSRLIDIDEDQGREIVLPGGISIPSVSKSIKCDKGERMRFSSDVLSFQQMSEQFNQEIFLSGKIPSGIFNSMFEYSGCWQKDAANTKTLAFDGWFITLYTVALAKSQPVLRDHVRQAVPSSWDPAALARFIEKFGTHIIVGVKMGGKDVIYLKQQHSSNLQPAEVQKRLKEMADKRFRDTNGQFGDAGEVYDKGKFGIKEQRLRFVDTSPSSSYAHKEDIVNIPKRRGGSDNKNLTHSEWIHTVQVEPDVISMSFVPITSLLNGIPGSGFLSHAINLYLRYKPPIEELHQFLEFQLPRQWAPVFSELPLGPQRKQQSTSSLQFSFMGPRLYVNTSLVDVGKRPVTGLRLYLEGKRSNRLAIHMQHLSSLPKVFQLHDDPDENSQRQAYDRKYYEKVQWKNFSHVCTAPVESDEDLSIVTGAYFQVGDYGLKKILFLRLRFATVSGATIVRKPEWDGSPGLAQKSGMISSLISSHFTTVQKAPPRPADVNINSAIYPGGPPVPVTAPKLLKFVDTTEMTRGPQDTPGYWVVSGARLLVERGKISLRVKYSLLTVMLPDDDLSE, translated from the exons ATGGCTTTGAAGGTATCACCATTAAAAGCAGCTGAAATAGCTATACAATCAATTGGATTAGGTTATGATATAGCTATAGATCTTAGACTTAAGTATTGTAAAAGAGATAGTAGTAGTAGTAATTCTGATGATTCCAGATTAATTGATATTGATGAAGATCAAGGTAGAGAGATTGTTCTTCCTGGTGGTATATCAATTCCAAGTGTTTCTAAGTCTATTAAGTGTGATAAAGGAGAAAGAATGCGATTTAGTTCTGATGTTCTCTCTTTTCAACAG ATGTCTGAGCAGTTCAACCAGGAAATATTTCTATCTGGTAAAATCCCCTCAGGCATATTCAATTCGATGTTCGAGTATTCGGGTTGCTGGCAGAAAGACGCAGCCAATACAAAAACACTTGCCTTTGATGGTTGGTTCATTACATTGTATACGGTTGCACTTGCAAAATCCCAACCAGTACTGCGTGATCATGTCAGACAAGCCGTTCCATCATCGTGGGATCCTGCTGCATTGGCAAG GTTCATCGAAAAGTTCGGCACCCATATTATTGTTGGTGTCAAAATGGGAGGGAAGGATGTGATATATTTAAAGCAGCAACATTCGTCAAATCTTCAACCTGCCGAGGTGCagaaaaggttaaaggagatggCTGACAAGAGATTTAGGGATACTAACGGGCAATTCGGGGATGCTGGAGAAGTTTATGACAAAGGCAAG TTTGGAATCAAGGAGCAACGGCTTaggtttgttgataccagcccaTCAAGCTCTTACGCACACAAGGAG gaTATTGTAAATATTCCCAAGAGGAGGGGAGGAAGCGATAACAAGAATCTGACACACAGTGAGTGGATACACACCGTTCAAGTTGAGCCTGAcgtgatctcaatgtcttttgtTCCAATTACTTCTCTTCTGAATGGGATACCTGGGAGTGGATTCTTGAGCCATGCGATCAACCTTTATCTGCGAT ATAAACCGCCAATTGAAGAACTCCATCAGTTTTTGGAATTTCAACTGCCACGACAATGGGCACCAGTGTTCAGTGAGCTTCCTCTTGGGCCACAGCGGAAGCAACAAAGCACCTCATCTCTACAATTCAGCTTCATGGGTCCCAGGCTTTATGTTAACACTAGTCTg GTTGATGTGGGTAAGAGGCCAGTTACTGGCCTTCGGCTTTATCTGGAAGGGAAAAGAAGTAATCGGTTAGCAATTCACATGCAGCATCTCTCTTCTCTGCCCAAAGTCTTTCAGTTACATGATGATCCTGATGAAAACTCCCAGCGTCAGGCATATGACCGCAAGTACTACGAGAAAGTCCAGTGGAAGAACTTCTCTCACGTTTGCACTGCTCCAGTTGAATCTGATGAGGACCTATCAATTGTCACAGGGGCCTACTTCCAAGTAGGTGACTATGGCCTGAAGAAAATTCTTTTTTTGCGTCTTCGCTTCGCCACAGTTTCTGGTGCCACTATAGTCAGGAAGCCCGAGTGGGATGGGTCCCCTGGTCTGGCCCAGAAATCTGGAATGATTTCCTCCCTGATCAGCTCTCACTTCACAACCGTGCAAAAAGCACCCCCACGTCCAGCTGATGTGAATATTAATTCAGCCATTTACCCTGGTGGTCCGCCAGTCCCTGTAACGGCTCCGAAGCTACTGAAGTTTGTGGACACAACAGAGATGACAAGAGGACCGCAGGACACACCTGGTTATTGGGTTGTTTCTGGAGCTAGACTTCTGGTGGAGAGAGGTAAAATCTCACTCCGTGTCAAGTATTCTCTGTTGACTGTGATGTTACCCGATGATGATTTGTCGGAGTAG